A region from the Pempheris klunzingeri isolate RE-2024b chromosome 17, fPemKlu1.hap1, whole genome shotgun sequence genome encodes:
- the LOC139216705 gene encoding transmembrane protein 106A-like, which yields MGAAPSRCDSGSGHDGDDQPITENEDVKRRSSSQRHSSGETAHCPTCQGTGRIPRGQESKLVAVIPCTDQRLRPRHTKLYVAVSVGVCLLVSSLVLFFLFPRSVLLSPVAVRSTFVYFTDEDVKINITNVLNITNNNFAPVQAYNLTVQALNFDMVVGTVSLKHVTSVKPLSIKKYSFVIPIKLTDPELSDYCRKASLPVHILYLHLQMSMTVYYLVHYEQLSLETYEYIDCGANSTIPHSVQPPPP from the exons ATGGGGGCGGCTCCCAGCAGGTGTGATAGTGGCAGTGGCCATGACGGTGACGACCAGCCAATCACCGAGAACGAAGACGTCAAGAGGCGGAGTTCCAGCCAGAGACACAGCTCAGGAGAGACAGCACACTGTCCCACCTGCCAGGGTACTGGACGTATCCCCAGAG GCCAGGAGAGCAAGCTGGTGGCTGTCATCCCCTGTACCGACCAGAGGCTGAGACCCAGACACAC GAAGCTGTACGTGGCTGTGTCCGTTGGTGTGTGCCTCCTGGTCAGCTCCCTGGTGTTGTTCTTCCTGTTCCCTCGCTCCGTCCTTCTTTCTCCAGTAGCCGTCAGGTCAACCTTTGTTTACTTCACTGATGAAGATGTCAAAATTAACATCACG AACGTCCTGAACATCACCAACAACAACTTTGCTCCGGTGCAGGCCTACAATCTGACCGTGCAGGCCCTGAACTTTGACATGGTGGTGGGAACAGTTTCCTTGAAGCATGTCACTTCTGTCAAACCTCTCTCCATCAAAAAG TACTCCTTTGTGATCCCCATCAAGCTCACAGACCCTGAACTGAG tgacTACTGTAGGAAAGCTTCCTTGCCCGTCCACATTCTGTATCTGCACCTACA GATGTCTATGACAGTGTACTACCTGGTGCACTATGAGCAGCTCTCCCTGGAGACGTACGAGTACATCGACTGTGGAGCTAACAGCACCATACCACACAGTGTGCAACCCCCACCACCctga